A segment of the Drosophila gunungcola strain Sukarami unplaced genomic scaffold, Dgunungcola_SK_2 000016F, whole genome shotgun sequence genome:
GTGGCCCCTCCTTGGCGCGGACATTCTCCCCCCCTTGCGACGGCAAACGTAGCAACCAAGTTTTCCACACGTCTGGCGCCTTAAGATTGTCTACAGGATCCCGAGACAATCCAGCCGAACACAGTGATTTGTGCGACAGGCAGCCCCTCATCCAGATTTAGGAACCCGGGTTGGATGACGTCACGATAGACGTCAGAGCCCAACACCAGGGATATCGTCGCCGGGCGATGAAACTGTTCATCAGCAAGACGGATATCATTAAACCTAGCGCGAACATCGTCGGCTAGTGCACGGATTGGAGTGCGAGTGGAGAAGTTGGGGCTGACCTTGAGCACCACGTCGATTTTGAAGGTGCCTGTTCGTGACCTTATCGTCGCCGAACAGACCGTCTCGTCTCCGACGCTTGTCGTGGGGAGCCGGAACGCCGCGGCGAGCGATCTATCAATGGTGCTCACCGGGGAGCACGGGTCGATCAGGGCACCCGTCTCGTATTTATTGGTTCCTGTGTCGAGAACCACGATGGCCGTCGGGATGATTTGCACACTCCGATGCTGCAACAGAGACGCCACAGATGGAGCTGCAGTTGGCGCTTCGGCCTGGTCGGAATGCTGGGAACGATTCCGCGAGCTGGGTGTTGGACCCCGAGAGCGTGAGCCGGAAGTTGATGGTCGTGATGCAGTTACCGAAGGTCGCACTGGAGAAATTGACTGGCGTCGCGAACTGGAAGACTCGCGCATATGGAGCAACGTGTGGTGGTCCTGCCCACATTTTTTGCACGTGTCTCCGCTGCGACATACTTCTTCGGAGTGCTGATGTGCCAGGCAATTAGCGCAGTATTTGTTAATGATAACGGCGCGTAGCCGCTTTTCAGTACTGAGCCTCAGAAACCTGTTGCATTTCCGTAGCGGATGGATTCCCCGACAGACTCGGCAGCGGTAGGATCGAGTACCTCGGGAACGTCTGTCGTCCAGAGTTTGGGCGCTGCGAGGTCGTGGAGCCATGgttttaatgctttaatatataaaaaaaaataaatgataagtACATTTAGTGTCAATCGTGAACGAATTTTGGAGCATGAGGACAGAAGGCACTATTTTGGAAGTACTGAGGCTGCCTTGGCCTCCATAGGAAGAAGTACTAGCTTATGGACGGGACGTTTAATAATTCCTCGAGCGGTACGGATTTCTACTACGCGAACTCTACTATCGGCCCCTGGAAAGACAGATACAACTCTGCCGAGCCGCCAGTCGTTTGATGGCATATTGTCTTCTTTGACTACCACCATATCATCGACTTGTATATCTTTGGACGGATTCTGCCACTTATTGCGCTTGTGCAGttcctttaaatattcctCTTTCCATCGCGCACTGAAATGCTGATGCAGGGCCTTTAAATGTTGCCAGCGATTTATAATCGACTTAGCATCGCCCTTAATTTCGGGTTCAGCTGTGGAAAGCAACGGACCCCCAATCAGAAAGTGGCCTGGCGTTAACGACAACAAATCAGAAGGATTTTCGGACATGGGAGACAGTGGCCTGGAGTTAAGGCACGCTTCAACTTTGGCAAGAAGGGTAGAGAGCTCTTCAAACGTATACTTCCGACTTGACGTCGACTTGtagaaaagtgttttaaagcttttcacTCCAGCCTCCCATAGTCCTCCCATATGTGGAGCTCCTGGTGGAATGAAACGCCACAAAAGTCCCTGATGGCTATAGGCATCAGTCACAGACTCCTTGATCGCTTGCATAAAATCACGCGAAAGTAGAGTCGCTGCCCCCACAAAGGTTTTGCCATTATCCGAATGAACCCGCTGAGGACAACCCCTCCTCGCTACGAATCGGGCAAAGGCTGCGAGGAACTTCTCGGTTGTGAGGTCGGAAGTAGGCTCTAAATGGATCGCCTTTGTGGAGAAACATACAAACACGCAAACATATCCCTTGGTAATGAGGCATGCTCTGTctgtatagttttttatttcaaatgggCCTGCATAATCAATGCCAGTATATGTAAAAGGCCTGGAAAAGGAAACTCGATCGGTCGGAAGATCGCCCATTAATTGCGTCTGTAATTTCTTCTTGTAAATAGTACACACCTTACAGGAGTTTAGCACAGCTTTTACCAGATTCTTGAGTTTAGGAATCCAATACTTCGATCGAATGAGGCGCACCACTAGTTGGTTGCCGCCATGCAGGGAAATCTGGTGTGAAAAAAGGACGAGCAGACGAGAAAGCCTACAGTTATATGGCAGTATAATAGGATGGCGCTCGTCATACTGAAGTGCTGTTGAGGCAGTAATGCGACCACATGCTCTTAAAAGGCCGTGCTGGTCTAGGAATGGAAACAGGTTGGCTATCGGGCTGGACACTGGAATTGGACACTTATCGTTTAGGAATTTAAGCTCTTGGGTATATTCCTCACGTTGAGCATATAGAATAAGGGCTCTTTCAGCTTCTCGGACCTCCTCCTTTGTAGGCCGGTCAGCTGGGCCCCTCGGCATCTTGCGGCAGCGTTGAGTGAACCGTAACACGTACGCAAGGACCCGCAGAGCCTTGTCCAATTTGGAGAATCGTTCCAGAAAATCGTCGGATAGGGCCTTTGCGAAATTGACCTTCACAGCACGCTGCTCTAAGTCTGTAACTGGAGTCGCAAGCCCCTGTGTTGGCCACTGGCCTTTTGGCTGTTGTAACCAGTCCGGTCCTTTCCACCAGAGTTGGCTGTGAACCAGATCCTGCAGCGAAACTCCTCGGCTGGCTAGGTCCGCGGGATTGTGTTCAGATCGCACATGCGCCCAATGCTCAGCGCTCGTCACCTGAGTAATCCTGGTCACTCGGTTGGCTACAAACGTGGCCCATTGGCATGCCGGTTTGTTCAACCATGCGAGGACGATGGTGGAATCAGTCCAGCAGAAAATGTCGGAATTGGAAATTTGCATATTCGGAAGGATAGCTGCGATCATTTCTGACAACAACAAGGCCCCACACAGTTCGAGCCGTGGAAGGGACACCGTTTTAACAGGTGCGACTCGGGTCTTGGCGGTAAGCAGATGTGTCATAATATTATGTCCTACTTCAACCCGCAAGTATATTGCGGCCCCATATGCCTTCTGCGACGCATCACAAAACCCATGATGCTCGACTTTCACCCCAGCCCAACTGTTGCAACCAAATTTCTTGCATAAAGATTTTTGAGCGGACAATAAACGGGGACAGCCATCCCGCGGGGTCAAAAAGTTTCGCGATCTGGGAAAGAACCTCTCTCTTCGTATACGTAGATTCAATCGAAACTAGCGGTGGAACAAAATAGAACTCGTCCGAGGTCGCATTCCACCGAACCCCAAGTGTTTTGGTGGTGCTTTCGGAATTGAGATCGCGAAAGTCATCGTGGAGTAGGTGTTCGTTAGGGAAAGCTTCGAGTATGCTATTCTGAACCCGGCAAGGTTAAAAGCGTGGCAAAGCTCGCTGATAGCAAGTCGAGCCTCTTGTATGCAATTGGCCCCTGCCAGAACATCGTCTACGTACATAAAATGCCGAATAATATTGGTTGCTTTAGGAAACTCCTTTTCTACGTCGTCTGCCAATTGTTGGAGTACGCGAAGTGCCAGAAACGGTGCACAGTTGACACCGAAGGTGACGGTTTTTAGTTCGAAATCGCTTACTTCTCCTTCTTTGTTTCGGAATAAGATTCTTTGGAACGGCGTGTGCTTGGGATCGACCCAGATTTGAcggtacatttttgtaatgtcTGCACTGAACACGTACTGGAAATAACGCCACTTCAAGATCTGAATGGTTAAATCAGATTGTAGGACTGGACCAGCATGAAGAATATCGTTCAAGCTTGTCCCATTTGCTGAAGGGCTAGAAGCATTGAATACCACGCGTAGTTTGGTGGTGGTGCTCTCGGGTTTGATCACAGCATGGTGTGGAAGATAATAGTTTGGAGTATCGTAAGACGGGGGAACTTCTCTCATATGACCCAGATCCAGATACTCTTGAATGACTGAGTCATATTGCTCTTTTAGTGGAAAGTCTCTTTTTAAACGGTTTTCGTTCCTAAGAAGCTGAGCTAGGGCAATGGATCGCGAGTGCCCCAATTTGGATCCGAAATTTTCGGGTTCGCGAAACGGTAACGTTACCACGTATTTCCCGCTTGCGTCTCTAGTGGTGGTTTGGAGAAAATTGCTCTCGCAATAGGAATCGGATTCCTTTACCCTCCTTGTTGGTATATTCTCCACCTCCCAAAACTTAGTGAGAAGTTTTTCTAAGACCCTGTCACTTGTTTCGGTTATCTGGGTCGTGAAAGCTGCTACCCGCTTTTGGACTGATGCATTGGACACTGGGCCGGTAAGCACCCAGCCGAAAATAGTCTCCTGTCCTAGCAGAGATCCGCAAATGTTGGTGCGCGTGCCGCTCAGCAACACGGACGGTAAAATGTCGGCTCCGATCAGAACATCTATCTGGGAACTCTCTAAAAATGTTGGATCTGCCAGGGGGATGGCCGGTAAATCAACCAGCGCATCTCGTGGAATTGGGTACGACGGAAGCATTCCAGCCAGTTCGGGCAAGACGTAAGCTGGGGTTTCTAGCTGAAGGCCTGGCTTATTAGGGGCTCGAATAGAAAAATGGCAGAGCTTGGTCGCCTGAGCGGAAACGGTTTGATTTAAGCCCGAAACTTGGGCTTGGATAAGGCGGAATGGCAGCTTAATCAGATTGAACAGGCGTTCCGAAATAAACGTTGCCTCAGAACCCGAGTCTATTAGAGCACGAGCCCTGTAGTTCGTTCCCAAGTGGCATATATCAATAATGGCCGTGCCTAGCAAAACCGCTCTAGCACCGGTTGCGAAATAGTTCTGCACACTGGGCGGATTTTCTAGACCGGTGGCGGCCCCTTGCACCGCTGGGTTTTGAGGGCTTGCAGACGAACTACTTGCGGAAGTTGACCCACGGGAAATGGGGTTGCCTTTATGCAACAGTGTATGATGCCGAGCTCGGCATGTGAAACAGCTGTGAGTGCTAGTACAGTCACGTAGCTGGTGTCCTCTTGCGAAGCAATTTAGGcaaagctgtttttttttgatgtaGATTGTTCGCGCATCCACAGACATCTGGAGAAAGCGCTGGCATTAGCGCACTGGATGACTTTCTTTTGAGCACAGGTCGCAATTCTTTGGTTTAGTAACTACCTTGGCTTCGAAAGAGTTGAGCTTCCTGGGAACGGGTTGACTCTTAGCGGTAGAGTGATTGCTGTGGCTGGGTTTCATATCCTCAATCGCCTCTAGCGTTCGGTATCGTTCGCTAAGAAACGTGTTCATTTCATCCCAGGTCGGAATGTCGGACTTGGATGAAAGGGACTGCTCCCATAAGGAAAGGGTCAGTTTCGGCAATCTACTGGCGCACAGGAATACCAGGAGACAGTCCCAGTTCTCTGTTGGAATGAGCCAGCGCTATCAAACACCCTTGGATTGTGCTCTGTAGGTCTTTCAGTGCCTGGCCAGATTCGGTATTTACGGaacccaaattaaaaagcagtTTGAGTTGGCTATTTACTAGCAGTCTCTTATTTTCGAAACGGTCTCGAAGTGCTTCCCAAGCTGAATTGAAACCCTCATTTGTAAGAGGGGATTTGGATACGATTGCCTTAGCCTCGCCGCTAGTTTTAGCGTTGAGatgaaaaagtttttcgaCCGATGTCAACCTAGGATTGTTGACATAAACTGCGGTAAAAAGATCCCTTAATGTTGGCCATTTCAAATAGTCTCCTTCGAAAACCTCAGTGTCGCATGGCGGTAGTCGGCAACCGGACGAAAACGGAATGGCATGGTGTTGGAATTGGCGTTGGCCGTTTGAGTTTTCACTCGCTCAATTTGTTCACTGAGTTTCGCGGTACAGGATTCGTAAACTTCATAGCAATGCTCATATTTGGCTTGCAGGAGTTCTAACATTGCATGCGCCTCCCCGCCCCCCGCAAGAATTGCGTCTGAACATACTTCGTACTCGTTCTCTACCCTGTCCCATAATGCCTTGATTTGATCACGTCGAACTTGGCACGTGTGGACCGAAGGATCTGATCTTCGACCGATGTCAACCTAGGATTGTTGACATAAACTGCGGTAAAAAGATCCCTAAATGTTGGCCATTTCAAATAGTCTCCTTCGAAAACCTCAGTGTCGCATGGCGGTAGTCGGCAACCGGACGAAAACGGAATGGGCAGGGTGTTGGAATTGGCGTTGGCCGTTTGAGTTTTCACTCGCTCAATTTGTTCACTGAGTTTCGCGGTACAGGATTCGTAAACTTCATATCAATGCTCATATTTGGCTTGCAGAAGTTCTAACATTGCATGCGCCTCCCCGCCCCCCGCAAGAATTGCGTCTGAACATACTTCGTACTCGTTCTCTACCCTGTCCCATAATGCCTTGATTTGATCACGTCGAACTTGGCACGTGTGGACCGAAGGATCTGAAGCCCCTGAAACGTTTATTCTGGCTTCAAATGTGCTCAGACGGTCAGAgatcgaaataaatttgtctaaCTGCGTCGCGTTGGGCCATCTTTACGCTGGATCGCGTGACTTTTATTTGTGGAACTACAGGAGCGTTTAAGGAGCTGTCGCTTTTTGCGTTGGAAATCAACGCTTTGGGTTCTTGTTTACCCTGAGACACACGAGGGGACGCTGATCGTGGTCGCTCTAAGCTTACCCGCGGGGTTGTCTTCAAATTTTTCTTATCCCCTATGGGCATGCTAGAATAAGGATCAGGAAATTGCCTCTATTcgcagtaaaaataaaaatcaattttatattaaaatcaatggaCTCGTATTGATCTTGAtgccaaaattatttttactattaattggtttaataagcagtaaataaaaaacctggAATTTATGGAATGGAATGAATGGCAATTTTTTTGGAACAAAGCATATAggaaatatatcaaaatagataaattgtatatatccAGAATAGTCACGCTGCTGTGGGATTTGCCAATGACTACTTGGTAACTCGataggaaaaaattaataaacaatgttAGTTGGAacacaacaaaacaatttttaaggtgtattatttatatatataatgtcgtatttattgtttaattatgctTTGTTTGCCCTCAGGTTACTTGAgttgtttattattgcttgagttatttattattattttttgtatggaaTGGCGCACtgatgtttataaataataatcaataatattaatatatgccAATATATCGCGTTTTATATGTGACGAAATGAATGGAATGTAACAATAAcccttttgaatatttccacTGTCCCAAGTGGATTTGGTCGCTCAAGCTTTGACGAAATGAATGGAATGCAACAATTAACCTGTTGAATGTTTCCACTGTCCCAAGTGGAATTGGTTGCTCAAGCTTgggatatatatgtatatatgtatatatgtataaggaaataactttacaaaaaaaaaaacgcaggtGGAGCTGGAGTATTtcgttaattaatttatttgctgctCCGTCGTGTCGTGCGTAGCCCTCTTGATATGTCTGGTTATTTCTCACATACACTTGTTTGATGTTgtttatgtaaacaaatacttgaccaagataaaattaatttgaaatatgtgTGATCactttgcgtttat
Coding sequences within it:
- the LOC128263722 gene encoding uncharacterized protein LOC128263722, whose product is MAPRPRSAQTLDDRRSRGTRSYRCRVCRGIHPLRKCNRFLRLSTEKRLRAVIINKYCANCLAHQHSEEVCRSGDTCKKCGQDHHTLLHMRESSSSRRQSISPVRPSVTASRPSTSGSRSRGPTPSSRNRSQHSDQAEAPTAAPSVASLLQHRSVQIIPTAIVVLDTGTNKYETGALIDPCSPVSTIDRSLAAAFRLPTTSVGDETVCSATIRSRTGTFKIDVVLKVSPNFSTRTPIRALADDVRARFNDIRLADEQFHRPATISLVLGSDVYRDVIQPGFLNLDEGLPVAQITVFGWIVSGSCRQS